The genomic stretch AACTTCATCCTCGAAGCCGAGGGTGCGATCATCTGCTTCATCCTGTATCTCATCCCGGGATTTCCGAAGGACATCGTCTCGTACCTCTTCGGCATCAGCCCGATCCCGTTCTGGGTCTTCGCCGTCGTGTCCACGGTGGGACGGATTCCGGGCACCTGGATCTCGTCGTACTTCGGCGCCCACGTCGCCGAGCAGCAGTACATCTACGCGTTGATCTTCATCGCCATCATCGTCGCCATCTGCGTGCCGCTCTACTATTACCGGGACCGCCTTCTCAGGTGCCTGGGCCGCAGGCGGGCAGACGGAAAGGGGCTTGACGGCCGGGAGCGACGCCCTGTAGAGTAGCGGACACTTTATGGCCACCTGGTGGCGCAGGGTCGGCTTCTTCTTTTATTACTTCGCCGGGGTCTGCCCGGGCGCTCTGACATGAGATAGCAGAGAGCCGCGGGCGGACCAAAGCCCGTGGCGGCGACGAGCTCGAGGCCGCGGGCCACCGACCCGCGGCCTTTTGTTTTGCCGGGCGAGCAGCGGAAAGGAGCACTCCATGATCATCGTGCTGAAGCACGGAGCCACCGACGCCGACATCGAGGACGTCTCGCGCCGAATCCAGACCATGGGCTACCGCCCGCATCTGTCCCGTGGCGAGGCGCGCACGATCATCGGCGCCATCGGCGACGACCGCGGCAAGGAGCGTCTGCTGGCGCTGGAGTCGCTGGAGTGCGTGGAAGCGGTCGTGCGTATCCTGCAGCCGTTCAAGCTGGCCAGCCGGGAGGTGCACGGGGAGAACACGCGAGTGCCCGTCGCCGACGGCGTGGTCGTGGGGGGAGAGCGGGTGGTCGTGATGGCCGGGCCCTGCTCGGTGGAGTCGCGCGACCAGGTGCTGGACGTGGCGGCCAAGGTCAAGGCGGCGGGGGCCGCGGTCCTGCGCGGCGGCGCCTTCAAGCCCCGCACGTCGCCCTACGCGTTCCAGGGGCTCGAGGAGGAGGGCCTCAAGCTGTTGACCGAGGCCAAGCGCGAGACCGGGCTTCCCATCGTCACCGAGGTGATGGAGCCCGAGAAGGTGGCGGTCGTCGCCGAGTATGCCGACATCCTCCAGATCGGCGCCCGCAACGTGCAGAACTTCTCGCTGCTCCGGCGGGTCGCCGAGACCCGGAAGCCCGTGCTCCTCAAGCGTGGGATGTCGACCTCGATCCAGGAGTGGCTGCTGTCGGCGGAATACATCCTCGCCGGCGGCAATCCCCACGTCATCCTCTGCGAGCGGGGCATCCGGACCTTCGAGACGGCCACGCGCTTCACGCTCGATCTCAACGCGGTGCCAGTGGTGAAGAAGCTCTCGCACCTGCCCATCGTCGTCGATCCCAGCCACGGTACCGGCCACTGGGACTACGTCGGCGCCATGGCCCGGGCCGGGCTGGCCGCCGGCGCCGACGGGCTGATCATCGAGGTGCACCCGAA from Candidatus Methylomirabilota bacterium encodes the following:
- a CDS encoding VTT domain-containing protein, translating into NFILEAEGAIICFILYLIPGFPKDIVSYLFGISPIPFWVFAVVSTVGRIPGTWISSYFGAHVAEQQYIYALIFIAIIVAICVPLYYYRDRLLRCLGRRRADGKGLDGRERRPVE
- the aroF gene encoding 3-deoxy-7-phosphoheptulonate synthase, which translates into the protein MIIVLKHGATDADIEDVSRRIQTMGYRPHLSRGEARTIIGAIGDDRGKERLLALESLECVEAVVRILQPFKLASREVHGENTRVPVADGVVVGGERVVVMAGPCSVESRDQVLDVAAKVKAAGAAVLRGGAFKPRTSPYAFQGLEEEGLKLLTEAKRETGLPIVTEVMEPEKVAVVAEYADILQIGARNVQNFSLLRRVAETRKPVLLKRGMSTSIQEWLLSAEYILAGGNPHVILCERGIRTFETATRFTLDLNAVPVVKKLSHLPIVVDPSHGTGHWDYVGAMARAGLAAGADGLIIEVHPKPEEALSDGPQSLKPDRFARLMDELRQLARVLGRSL